The Erigeron canadensis isolate Cc75 chromosome 1, C_canadensis_v1, whole genome shotgun sequence genome segment tcaattaataatattattcaaaataaaaaatggcaACAAAACGAAGTTTTCCGATGTTGAAGAACTTGCTGACCCGTCAAACTCAAACCCGATCCGTGACCTACATGCCCCGACCGGGAGACGGAGCCCCACGAACCGTAACCCTAATTCCAGGAGACGGAATCGGACCGTTAGTAACCGGAGCAGTTGAGCAAGTAATGGACGCGATGCACGCGCCGATATATTTTGAGAAATTCGACGTCCACGGGGATATGAAAACGATACCAGAACAAGTATTGGAATCGATAAAAAGGAATAAAGTGTGCTTAAAAGGCGGATTGAATACGCCGATGGGCGGCGGAGTGAGTTCGTTGAATGTGCAGTTGAGGAAGGAGCTTGATCTGTATGCGTCACTTGTGAATTGTTTTAATCTGCCTGGATTGGTTACTAGACATGAAAATGTTGATATCGTTGTTATTCGAGAGAATACCGAAGGCGAATACGCCGGCCTTGAACACGAGGTTGTTCCCGGTGTTGTTGAAAGTCTTAAGGTATTATTCATTTTAAAACTCGAATGTCACCCTTGTTAGATAtaattttgtatgtttataatgtttaaatgtgtttgtttagaatTGTTGGTGCTGATAGAGTAGAATAGATGTTAGAATTTTTTAGATGAATTGTTTTTACAAGAAAGATATAAAGTTCATGTAGATCGTTGGGATCGAGTTGTGTTAGAGGACCTAAGGCGGGCATAGGTGCAGAGTGTAGTAGGAATGTAGGATCAGGTGCATGTTTGCGAGGACATCAATTGTTTTAGAATATACTTTATCTGTAGTTGTTTTGGTCATTTGAGCTTATGGAGTTGTGGACAGCAGCCTATATGCTGACATGCATAACGGAAATACAcatattctatatttatttaaaacggAATGTAGATTTATTGCATACCATGGCTGTTGGCTGCTCATGCCTCAAGCCAAGGAGGTTCAAGCTGTTGGGCTTTCATATGTTGAGGCTAGATTTTCATGAGGCCTACTTAGGTGCATTGTGTTGGTTCTGAGGCTCTTGAGGACTTGGGTGCCCCTAGTGAAGCTTTGAAATTTTGTTTGTTGACATGCTTTTTGTCAATTTATTAGCTTATTCCTAGAAATGAGAGAAAAATCCTTAGTCATTGATCActcttatcttcattttttacctgatatatctttttattcCTTTTTCCATTCAGATTTCTTAATCCTTCTCTTTCATGATTCCTCGAGCTAAAATCTTACTTCACTTTATAAAGTATCTATCTAATGTCTATGTGAGCAATATGTTGCTCTTTTTTTATCTGATAAGTATGAAATACCTATAATTGTGTATGCGTTTGAGTATGAGCTGTTATCCATGACTCCATATCTAATAGGCTCATAGTAATTGTCAAAGCTCTAAATAAGCATTTTTGTATGTACCTGCTAAACTTATATATCCGTACATATAACTCAAATGTTTATATCTagttgtgtgtgtatgtaattGATGCATTGATGTTTGATGAGTGCTATAATGCTATTTGAttcatatatatgctttttcttATTCTTGATATGATGATCTCGTCTTCATGAAGCCCATGCCCGAGGATGTGCATGGGCTCTGGAGACCCTTTGTGTCAAGACTCATGGATATGAATCATACAGTTGTTTATATTGGCTTTGATTGAAAGTGCCTCAATTCTGGTTGCATATTGGCTTATCATCCAAAGGTGTGAAACCAATACATAGGCACATAACTGCAGGAGGTTATAATTTGAAGTACGAGTAGTACACTAGTTTTACATTATATTAGGTCCATTCCCTTCAGCATTAGACCATCCTGACCACTCCATAATAAACTGGTCTGTCTTCCTAATTTTGATTTCTCATTAACATTGGCTACTAGAAAGCTCTTCTTATAATTCTTGTAAACACATCTGTTTTACATACTTAAAGTTAAGGCAAAAGGTGTGGTTTGCCTGGAAAAGGAACCACaaaaaattgattatttaataatatatatcatatgccTCACTTCCTGGGGGTTGTTTTTCATTGTGTCCTTGACTGTAGTCAACTGAGTAGTATTTCTTTTGGGGAACAGAGATGTACATAGCTATATAACCGAAATATGTGATAGAGTATATATTAGATTCAAATATATGACAACATCATCTGCATGAGTGGTACAGATTACAGAAGTGCTGCAGGTTTGTGATTGTTAAGGCTCTACATATGACAACATCATCTGCACTTTAATGGTTCTGAGATAGGCGAAAGGAAAACATACATAACGATTCAAAAGTAGATAGAAAATACACACAGACACACAGCAATTGATAAACAAGTATTGACTTAATGCTAGATGTTGTTAATGGAATTGGGGATTGCATGTAACCCAAGTTATAGCATCTGGAAATGGTTCTGGATTATATATAACCTAATTTGGTGGATTCATTTAGTATATGAAGAGTGAGTTGTTGATCGATAGAACAAACTTTTGTGGAACTTATTACTTGTTACGTATCTGATTGAGTGGAAACATGAGGTTTctagctttttatttttattttttattttccattggAGATGATACTGGTGTCTCTTTAATTGTTTTTAGTGCACGTCTTTATACACTTACACAGGTAGAGCCAGTCGTACGTTGCAATTCTATTAAGTCAGAGTTGTGCCAATCCATTGAATAGGTGTATTCAGGGTTCATGGGCTCGCTATGAGGGTaaattaagagtttttttttcatctttgatAAGTTTTGTGGTTGATAAATAGTTACGGATATACAGATGGTTAACCTGATGCATTAGTACTACCTGTTGCTTACTTCACCCCTTGATTTAGTTGTACCACTTTAGTGATGTAGTCTTGCCTTCAACATCTGAGATCAATAAAGATATTCCAGACTGCTGTTCAATGTATCTTCTGAAATCAAGATACATCCTTATTGTAACCAGCTCAcaattttattctttcttttttgtttggaCTGTTGTCGACTCCACTTTTGGTGGGTCGTATTTATGCAAAGATCACTTAAACCCTTAAACAATTGGAGCTCACTATACATGCAGGTTAAAGATGTACATCTCTTTAAGCACAACTATATGCAAATAATGTTTTTATACGGCAATCTCATTATAGAAGCTATATGAATATGAGGCATTTATCTTCTAGTATGTGATGATGATTAATAGAGGTTTATACATACATGGAGCGTTTCTTTTCTATTGTGATGAAAATCTATTCAAAAGCTACTGTTGCTTCATTACAGTTTACAAGTTTTAGCCTTATAGACTTTTGATCTGTCAACCCAAGAGCTAATATCTCTAAACTCGggaaataataatttaaactcTAATTTGGCAGGTGATCACAAAGTTTTGCTCAGAACGTATTGCAAAATATGCATTTGAGTATGCTTACCTCAACAATCGGAAAACAGTTACAGCCGTGCACAAAGCAAATATTATGAAACTTGCTGATGGACTGTTCCTAGAATCATGCCGAGAGATA includes the following:
- the LOC122583092 gene encoding isocitrate dehydrogenase [NAD] regulatory subunit 1, mitochondrial, which translates into the protein MATKRSFPMLKNLLTRQTQTRSVTYMPRPGDGAPRTVTLIPGDGIGPLVTGAVEQVMDAMHAPIYFEKFDVHGDMKTIPEQVLESIKRNKVCLKGGLNTPMGGGVSSLNVQLRKELDLYASLVNCFNLPGLVTRHENVDIVVIRENTEGEYAGLEHEVVPGVVESLKVITKFCSERIAKYAFEYAYLNNRKTVTAVHKANIMKLADGLFLESCREIASKYPSIKYNEIIVDNCCMQLVSKPEQFDVMVTPNLYGNLVANTAAGIAGGTGVMPGGNVGADHAVFEQGASAGNVGKQKIVDRKTANPVALLLSSAMMLRHLQFPSFADRLENSVKRVILEGKHRTKDLGGTSTTQEVVDAVIANLG